TTCTTTGCAGAGGGTGGTGTAGGGCAGCTCGAGGGCAAAAGCCTCGCTCAACAAGGGCCCCAGGTCGAGATCGGGGTGACCAAAAAGCAGGATTTCTTCCTCGTCTTCCTCGATGGCCTCGAGGTGCGTCAAGCCGGGCTGGTAGCGCAGCATGTACTGAAAATGGGCGCGTACCGGGGTGGGGGTGGGGGTCAGGCAGCGGCGACACTCCAGAACAGCATAGCCCGCAATCTCGCCCGATAGCCAGAACTCCTGCCCGCCTTCACCCTCCACCCGGGTCACCCCGACCTTCCATCTGGCCGGGCCCTCGAGGGCAATGTGCTCACTTTCCAGGTCAATGGTATTCAGGATCTCGCCGGAGGCCAGCGTGCTACCCCCCTCCCGCATCAGGCGGGACAGGTTGATGCTTTGAATGTGTATTTCTTTCATCTTCTTCAAGGCTACGCTTGTGGCGTAACTCTTTACTCTAGCGCCGAAAAGGCTTGGGGTCAATGGTTATGATTTCGTGGCAGATAGCTGATAGACAAAAGCCAAGCGCCAAAAGCTATAAGCGAGACAAATTCACGGTACTTGACCCTTGTCCCCTGGATCTGGACGGCCTCTGGCCCACCCCCAACGGTAGACTGGGGGCGTATGAAGCAGATTGGTATTGTGGGGGTTCCGATGGACTTGGGTCAGGGGCGGCGTGGGGTGGACATGGGGCCCAGCGCCATTCGCTACGGGCGCTTGCAGGAGGTGCTCGAGGGCCTGGGCCACCGGGTTCACGATTATGGCGACATGAAGGTGCCGGTGGTCGAGAGTTTGCGCCATCAGCCAAAGGAACAGGGGGGGATGGGCTACCTCGAGGCCATCCGGGCAGTCTGCCTGGATACCAGCCAGGCCCTGGGCCAGATGCCCGCCGAGGTGTTTCCCATCGTGCTGGGCGGCGACCACTCCATCGCCATGGGTTCGGTCACGGGGGCCAGCCGGGGGGAGCGCATTGGGGTGATCTGGGTGGATGCCCACGCCGATTTCAACACCCCCGAAACCAGCCCCAGCGGCAACATTCACGGGATGCCCCTGGCCCACCTGTGCGGTCTGGGCGACCCCCGCCTGGTGAACCTGGGCTACCCTGGGGCCAAGGTACGGCCCGAGGATGTGGTGCTGATCGGGATTCGTAGCCTGGATGCGGGGGAGGTCAGGCTGCTGCGCGAGCGGGGGGTCACGGTATTCACCATGAAGGAAGTGGATGTGAGGGGCATTCCGGCCATCGCCCAGGCGGTGGTGGAAAAGTTTCGCGGTTTTGCCAAGGTGCATGTCTCCCTCGATGCCGACGTGCTGGACCCCGAAATTGCGCCGGGGGTCGGTACGCCGGTGGCCGGGGGCCTGACCTACCGCGAGGCCCACCTGCTGATGGAACTGCTGGCCGACGCCAGCATCGTCACCAGCCTGGATCTGGTGGAGGTGAACCCCATCCTGGACATTGCCAACCGCACCGCCCGGATGATGGTCGAGCTCGCCAGCAGCCTGCTGGGCAAGAAGATTTATTGATGGTGCGGTATTCCCGGGCCTGATACAATCCCCCCGTGTGGGTGATTCCAGCCGTAGATATCCAGTCCGGACGGGCGGTGCGCCTGTTGGAAGGCGACCCCAACCAGGAAACCGTCTATTACGAAAACCCGGTGGAGGCCGCTCTGCACTGGCAAAGGCAGGGCGCCCGGATGCTGCACCTGGTAGACCTCGATGCCGCTACAGGCCGGGGGGAAAACCGGGCGGTGCTGCGTGAGATTGCGCGATCCATTGCCATCCCGTTTGAGGTGGGGGGTGGGGTTCGCAGTGTGGAGGCGGCCCGGGAGGTGCTGGCCCTGGGGGCCAGCCGGGTAGTGGTGGGCACCGTGGCCGTCAAGGCACCGGAAGTGCTGGGTCGTATGCTAGGGGAGTTTGGGGCCGAGCGGGTGGTGGTGAGCCTGGACGCCAGGGGCCTCGAGGTCGTGGTCTCGGGCTGGGCAGAGGGCACGGCCCTACAGGTGCAGAACCTGAGCCTGCGGATGTGGGACATGGGGGTTCGTACCCTGATTTACACCGATGTACGGCGGGATGGAACCCTGGCCGGGCTCGACCTCGAGGTGGTGCGGAAGGTTCGCGCGGCCTGGCCGGGCTTCCTGATTGCAGGGGGGGGCATTGCCTCGGACGCCGACCTCGAGGGTCTGCAAAACCTGGGGGTGGAGGGGGCCATTACCGGCAAAGCCCTTTACGAGGGCCGGATTGACCTGAAGAAGTGGGTTTGATGCGGACTTTAGGTGTTTGGCCAAATTTCAGCACCACACGAGATGGGGGTGGGTGGTAGTTTTCAACGTCTGCACCCTACTCCCTGCCTCCTACCTCCTGGGGTATGGCAAGTGTTATGGAATGACCTCCCTTATGCCGCCCTTTGAGCCCTGGGGTAAACTTCTGTTATGAAAGTCCTGAATGGGCTGGCTTTCCTGATTGCACTGGTGGTCGCGGCAGCCACCGGGGCTTTGTATGCGCTGGAACCGGGGCTGTTGCTGGGCACACCCTGGGGCCAGGTGCACCTGGCTTTCCTGTTGCTGGGGGCCTTTGGGCTGGGGCTGGCCGTGATGGGATTGTATGTCCTAACCGGCTGGGTGAACGCCCGGGCGGCCCTGAGCAAGCGCAACCGGGAACTGCGCCAGGTTCGGAGTGAACTCGAGGCCCTCAAAAAGCAACACCCCGAGGAAACCCCGGTCATCCCCGACCGGCTGCCCTGAGGGCCCGGCAGGTTTGCCCCCTGTATTGATTTGCTTTTGGTTTTCAGCCTTCGGCCCAAGGTGCTGCCCTGAAGGAGACCCTGGATGATCTGGAAATTCCGTGAATGGCCCCCTATTTCTGAGCTTCGCCCCCTGATACAGCAACTGGACATCTCGCCCCTGGCCGCGGCGGTGCTCTGGAACCGGGGGTTCCGCCGTAAGGAAGACCTCGAGCCCCCCCTGGAACGCCTGCCCCTCGAGGGGCTCGAACAGGCCGCCCGGCGGATTATCGAGGCCCTGGACAAACGCCAGCGCATCCGGGTACACGGCGACTACGACGCCGACGGCCTCACCGGCACGGCGGTTTTGCTGAATGGACTGGGAAAGCTGGGGGCCGATATCCATGCCTTCATTCCCCACCGCCTGGGCGAGGGCTACGGGGTCTTGATGGATCGGGTGCCGGAGCACCTGGAAGCCTGCGATCTCTTTATCACTGTGGACTGTGGCATCACCAACCATGCCGAGCTGAAAGAACTGGTAGAGAATGGGGTCTCGGTACTGGTGACCGACCACCACTCGCCCGGTGCTACCCCACCGCCGGGTCTGATTGTGCACCCGGCCCTCACGCCCCGCCTGAAAGGCCAGGCCCACCCCACCGGCTCAGGTGTGGCCTTCCTGCTGTTGTGGCAGGTCTACGAACTATTGGGCCACGACCCGCCCCTGGAATATGCCGACCTGGCCGCCATCGGCACAGTGGCCGACGTAGCCCCCTTACAGGGCTTCAACCGGGCCCTGGTTCAGGAAGGCCTGCGCCGACTCCGCAGTTCCGCCAACCTGGGCCTAAAGGTGCTGGCCGCCGAGCACTGCCGCGAGTTTAGCGCCAGCGAGATTGCCTTTCGTATAGCGCCCCGCATCAACGCGGCCTCGAGGCTGGGCCAGGCCGAGGTAGCCCTGCAACTTCTCACCACCCAGGACATGCTTCAGGCCCGCCCTTTAGCCGAGCACCTCACCCGGCTCAACCTGCAACGGCAGCGCATCGAAGAACAGATGCTTGAGCGCATCTGGCCCACCATTGACGCCACCCGTCCGGCGCTGGTCATCCACGATGCAGAGGGGCATCCGGGCGTGATGGGCATTGTGGCCAGCCGGGTGCTCGAGCGCTACTACAAACCGGTCTTCATCATCGCCGACGGCAAGGGCTCGGTACGCTCCACACCGGGCATCAGCGCGGTGGGGGCCTTGCGCCACGCTTCGGCACACCTGAAGCGCTTTGGGGGCCATGCGCAGGCGGCGGGTTTTGCAATTGCAGAAGAGGCAATTCCGGCCTTTACATCGGCCATTCAGGAATATGCCGCGCAGTTTCCAGCACCGGTACCGGAAATTGTGCTGGATGGCTGGTTGAATGGGGAAGACCTGGGGGAGCTACAGCGGGCCTTGCAGCTTTTAGAGCCTCTGGGCGAGGGCAACCCCGAGCCGCTCTTTTTCTTGCAGGGCAGGCCGGAGCAGGTGCGGATGCTGAGTGAGGGCAAGCACCTGTCGTTCAGGCTCCAGGGAGTCAAGGTCATCAAGTGGCGCGATAACGGCGAAAATTTGCCGGATGAACTCGACCTGGCCGCCAGTCTGATGCTCAACGAGTGGAACGGTGAACGTACTGTCGAGCTGCGTGCGGCGGCCTATCGCCCAACGCCTAGGCCAGAGGGGACTCGAGGGGCCGGGTGGGCCATACCCGTACCGTTGCGCGAAGCGGTTCACCAGGCGGTCGCCCAGGGAGCCCCGGTATATGTACATGCCGAGGGCGCCGACTGGTTCAAGAGCCGGGGGGCTTCGGTGGTGAACCCCGAGGAAGCCGCCTACTGGTTCAGCTTGCCGAGCGGGCCTGTGTACCCTGAAAAGGTTCAGATTGCCCTCTCGGACAAAGCCCTGGGCAACCTGGAAAAAAACCCCGATCCCCTGGTTCGGGCGCTGGGTAAACGGGTTGCAGCGGCTTACCGGTTGGGCCAGGCTACTCAACTGGGAGAGAGCTTGAGGCTTTACTGGGAAGCGCTGGCCTGCTGTGCCTCCGAGGTGTGTTGAGTGAGGGTTTCTAGCTCCTGTGCCAGGTTTTCACGCGCGGGTGGCTCGAGGTGCGCGAAGGCTTCGGTCTGATAGATGCGCTCACGGGACAGGAACTTTTGCAACACCTGCGCACGGCGCTCCCGGAACAGCGCCTCGGGAACCCAGGCGTACTCCTGCCGGATGGCCCGGGCATACGCCCGGTAGGTTTTGGGTTCGGCCCCCAGAATGGAAAGGTCGGCATCCAGGAACAGAGCGGTGTCGGGGTCGTCTGCCTGATGGTTTTGCGTGGCCAGGATGATGCGCATGACTTTCTGGATGAGCAAGGGTTCTGCTCCCAGGCGCTCCAGGCTTTCCTGGGCTAGCCCTGCACTCTGGGCCTCGTTGTCGGCACGGGTGGGGTCGTAAACGGCATCGTGGAACCAGACCGCGAACTCCAGGTGGGGTTTGGCGGGCAATAGCTGTAGCAGCGTGTCCAGGTGGGCCAGGTTGTGATAGTAGCGCTGCGGCTCGGTGTGGCGGGTGAGCAGGTCGTCCAGCATGGAGAAATGCGCTCCGGGTTCAATCCCCAGCGATTGAAGCAGAGTGTTCCAGCGGCCAATCAGCCGCTTGCGGCCTCCGGGGGGGAGTTTGAAACCCGGCTCCACGGCTACCCCAGCCGCGTCAGGTTTTGCCGGATGCGCTCCAGTTGAGCCATATTCTCGGCCAGCCGCTCCCGCTCGGCCTGCACCACCGCCGGGTCGGCCCGCTCGACAAAGCCAGGGTTGGCCAGTTTTTTCTGTCCCTGTTCGACCTGCTTTTCCAGCTCGGCCAGCCGCTTCTTCTGGCGCTTCAGAAAGCTGCTCAGGTCGCCTTCGGGCTGGAGGTACACGGTAGTGCTGGGGGTCACCAGGGCAATGGCTTTTTCGGGGCTGCCCAGCGAGGCTTCGGCCCGGCCCAGGAAGCGGAACAGGGCCAGGTTTTCCATCACCAGTTGGGCCCCTGGGCCTTCTAGCTGCACCGCTACCTCTTGCTGCGGGGCAATGCCCAACTCGGCCCGCAGGTTGCGGGTGGCGGTGATGGTTTCTTGCAGGGTCTCGAAGGCTTTCTCGGCCTCTGGGTCGCGCTCACCGGCGGTGGGCCAGTCCTGCAGGGCCAGTTGCCGGGGGTCGCCGGTCAGGGTTTCGTACAGCTCCGAGGTGATGAAGGGCATGATGGGGTGCAGCAGCTTGAGCAGCGTCGCCAGGGTGGACTCCAGGGTCTGGCGGGTGGCCTGGTTGCCCTCGCGCAGGGCAGGTTTGGCAGCCTCCAGGTACCAGTCGCAGAACTCACTCCAGACCAGCTCGTACACCAGCCGGGCGGCCCGGCCCAGGTCGAAGGCTTCGTAGGCTTCGGTGATTTCGGCGATACCCCGGTTGAGGCGGGAGGTCATCCAGCGGTCGGCCAGGGTGGGGAGGTGGCTTGTGGCCTGTGGTGCGGGGCTGGTCAAGGCGTTCTCCGGGCTGCGCTGCATTAGCACAAAGCGGGTGGCGTTATAGAGCTTGTTGGCAAAGTTGCGCCCCTGCTCGTAGCGGCGTTCGTCGTGGCGGATGTCCTGGCCGCCGGTGGCCAGGTAGTCCCAGGCGAAGCGGCAGGCGTCGGCCCCGTATTTGTCGATCAGCTCGAGGGGGTCAATGCCGTTGCCCTTGCTCTTGGACATCTTCTGGCCCCTGGCATCCAGGTACAGCCCGTGCAGCACGATGGTATGGAAAGGAGCCCTTCCGGTGAACTGATAGCCCGACATCTGCATCCGGGCCACCCAGAAAAAGATGATGTCGTAGCCGGTCACCAGCACGTCGGTGGGGTAGTACTTGCTCAGGTCTGCGGTCTCATCGGGCCAGCCCAGGGTGGAGAAGGGCCAGAGGGCCGAGCTGAACCAGGTGTCGAACACGTCCGGGTCGCGCCGCAGGTTCAGGTGGGCGTAGCGGGGGTCCTGGTCGCAGTCGAGATCGGGGTTCTCCAGGTCGGGCACATACACGTTGCCCGCCTCGTCGTACCAGGCCGGAATCTGGTGGCCCCACCAGAGCTGCCGGGCCACCGCCCAGTCCTTGATGTTCTCGAGCCAGTCGCGGTTGACCTTCTCCCAGCGCTCGGGCACAAAGCGCATCTCGCCTTTGTCCAGGCCCGCCAGCACTTTTTCGGCCACCGGCTTCATACGCACAAACCACTGCTCCAGCAGCATAGGCTCCACCGGGGCCTTGGTGCGTTCGGAGTAGCCCAGGGCAATGGTGTAGTCCCGGATTTCGCGGAGGTGACCGGCCTCTTCCAGGGCCTGCACCACGGCTTTACGGGCCTGGAAGCGCTCTATTCCCCGGAAGGCTTCGGGCACCAGCTCTCCCGTAAGGCGGCCTTGCAAGTCAATCACGCTGGGCATCTCCAGGCCGTGGCGCTGCCCAATTTCAAAGTCGGTGGGGTCGTGGGCCGGGGTAATTTTCAGCGCCCCGGTGCCGAAGTCGGTCAAGACCGCTTCGTCGGCGATGATGGGAATGTAGCGCTCGGTGAGGGGGATGCGGGCCTTCTGGCCCACGAGGTGCCGGTAGCGCTCGTCGGTGGGGTTCACCGCGATGGCCACATCGGCAAAGATGGTCTCGGGGCGCACGGTGGCAATCTGAACCTCGCCTCCCTGCTCCAGCGGGTAAGCCAGGGTGTAGAGCTTGCCGGGGGTGGGCTCCACGTTGACCTCGAGGTCGCTCACCACGGTCTGGGCCACCGGGTCCCAGTTCACGATGCGCTTCCCCCGGTAGGCCAGGCCCTGGTGGTAGTAGGCCACAAAGCTCCGCCGCACCGCGCGGGAGAGCCCCTCGTCCATGGTAAAGCGCTCGCGGCTCCAGTCGCAGGAGGCCCCGATGCGGCGCAGCTGGTACAGGATGGTGCCGCCGTTTTTCTCCTTGAAGGCCCAGACCCGCTCCAAAAACTGCTCGCGCCCCAGGTCGTGGCGGGAAAGCCCTTCCTGGGCCAGCTCCTTTTCCACCAGCACCTGGGTGGTAATGCCGGCGTGGTCGGTGCCGGGCAGGTACAAAGCCTCGTAGCCCTGCATGCGCTTGAAGCGGATGATGGTGTCGATGATGGTGTTGTCCAGGGCGTGCCCCAGGTGCAGGTTGCCGGTCACGTTGGGCGGGGGAATCACGATGGTAAAGGGGCCTTTGCCCTTGCCGGCATTAAGCTCGGGCTTGAGGGGGTTGCTGGCCCATTCCTGGGCCCAGCGGGGTTCCACCGTTTGGGGGTCGTAGGTTTTGGGCAGTTCTTTGGTTTGGGTCATCTTTGCACCTTGGTACTCAAGTAATAACTCATGTTTTCGTCCTCGAAAGTGGCTTCCTCAAAGGCCACCCCGAACACCAGGGTATCGGCCCTGAAGGTGTGGCTCCAGAAGCCCACGGTGAGTCGGTTGCCCTCGAGGTGCACCGTCCCCACCGAAAGCTCCTTCCATTCGGCCTCGAAGTCTTCGTCCTCGTCTTCGCGCTCGAGGTCGGCCTGGGTGGCCGCTTGCAGGGTGCAGACCTTCCCGACCAGACTGCGCATGGGGTTGTTGGCAGCGTTAAAATAGGTGTGGAACTCCGGGCGAAAGCAGGCGTACTCGATGAAAGCCACCAACAAATACTCCCCCAGCTCCCATTTGCGCTCGAGCAGGGTGAGGGGCTTATCGCGGTCGGGGTCATAGTTCGGTGGGGGGGTGACGATGGGGGCTTCCAGAAGCTCTGCCAGCATCCGCTTGCGTTCGCTTTTGCTGGTTTGATAAGGCGTTGGACTACCCAGCAAGTCGCCCAGGTTTCCGTGCTTGATGCGCGACTTAAGCTCTGCCAGGGCCTCCTCGAGGCTGTCTACCATTCGCATCCTGTCGCCCCGTTGCACGAAATACCAGCCCGGATAGCTCTTGGACTCCTCCGAGGTTATTTCCTTGCCCAGTACTACACGGGTTTGGGGTTTCCGGCTGAACCACAGCAGGGTGGGCATGTAGTGGGGCTCGAGCTGCCATTCCTTGGGAATTTCGTTCATAACGGCTCCTACAGTTCTACAAATTTTGCGGTGGTTTTGCCAGGGATACGGTGCTGCAGCACCCCCATGTTCCAGTCCAGTATTGGGGCGGTCAGGGGGGTGAGCAAGTAGAAAAAGGTCGTGCGCCGATCCTCGCCTTCGCCGGTGACTTTGTGCTCGAAGGCCTCGGACGTACCTTCGAGCGCCTCGGCCCAGAATACACGCCAGTGTTCGCCGTACCGGGAGGTATGGGTCATCTGGATTTCACCCAGAAAATGGAGGTGTTCAAAACGCAATACCGATTCCTCGCAGACTTCGCGCACAGCAGCTTGTAGCGGTGTTTCCCACGATTGAATGCTCCCTTTCGGTACCTGGAAGCCCGGTTCCGGGTCGGCATGGCGAAACACATACAGTTGCTCGCCTTTGGTGATGTGGATCGCTGCCTTTTGCTCCCTCATGTTTCCTCCATTAAAAACACCGTGCAGACCTTGCTGCACGGACGAGGGTTTGCCCCGCGGTACCACCGCGCTTCCGATGGGGCCTTGGGTCGAGGGCTTTGAACTCAGGCTCTGGACACTGGACACCAGACACGCCATCGGCGCTCATATGTGCTGTAACGGGCACCCCCGGCAGGCTCTACGCTCCAAAAAGGGTTTCTTCCTGCATGCTCGCGGGCGACGTTCGGTTTGTGCAGTGCCCGGATGCCCTTTCAGCCGATGGAGCATCCTCTCTGGGGGATGCGAAAAACCTACTCCTCCCGGTCAATGCCTACGCAGTATACCTCAATCCGGGGGTGGTTTGGGATCAGGAACCCAGGGTCAGTTCCAGTATCAGCCAGCCCAAAAACAACAGCGCCGAAACGAGCGAGACAACGTAGCGAACCAAGCCTTTGTCCTTGAGTTCCGTGGGAAGCCGAAGATTCTTGAAGGGGTTCCTGGCGTGGCCGGTCATGGGGGCTCACTCCGTGCTAGTAATACAGGCCCGGGAAGGTCTGGTTACGGCCCGAGCTTTTGGCCTCAGCCTGAAAACGGTCGGCGCGGGCCAGCACCTCCCGGGCAGTGGGCTCGTTGTCGCGGCCTGCGAAGCCCAGGCTGATGGTCACCTTGAGCTCAGGGTGCAGTTGATGCCAGGGGTATTTGAGCACCGCGACCCGCAGCCGCTCGCACACCCCAAAAGCCCGGTCGCCGGTGATACCGCGCAGAATCAGGGCGAACTCCTCCCCGCCGATTCTGCCTGCTACATCCGAGGCCCGCAGGGCTTTGCGCACCAACTGACCTATTCTGCGCAGAATCTCGTCTCCAGTTGCCAGACCGAAGCGCTCGTTAATTTCCCTGAAGCCATCGAGGTCGAAGGTCACTACGGTAAAAGTCTCTCCGCTGGCGAAAACCCGCTCGAGGGCTTTTTCAAAAGCGGCTTGGCTGGGCAGCCCGGTAAGTTTGTCGTCTTCTTCGGCCCTGTAGCCCTCCAGCAGGGGGCTGCGGGCATTGAGGAGGCTCTGGTTGCGCTCTTCGAGCAGGCGCTGGGCTGCCTCGAGGGCCAGCTTGAGGGATTCCAGGCTGCCACTGGAATGCTCAATCTGGGTGCGCATCTGCTCGAGCAGTTGCACCAGTTTCAAATCCTCATCCCGTAGCTTGTCGGTGCTCATCCTGCTGCGGATTATAGAGTTCCTTGGGGAGAGGGCTTGTGCAATTTGACCATCACGCCCTTAGAGGGCGTTTCTTGTGCTTATCCACCGCTTGGTGGATTGACAAATTGTATTTTGCTTCCCCGGTAATGTGACCCTAACCCCGTTCATCAGAGCCTTTCCAGGCATAATCTGTAGGCGGGATGAGTGCACTTACCGAAGTCCTGGTATTGGAAGCCTTAAAAACCGTCAACGACCCCGAGCTTCACAAGGATCTGGTGTCGCTGGGAATGGTCGAAAAAATTGTGGTAGATGGAGCCAGGGTCGCCGTCAAGATTAACCTGACCACCCCAGCCTGTCCGCTCAAGGAGCAGATTGAGGGGGATGTGCGCTCGGCCATCGGCAAGATTGGTGCTGCCGAGATTGAAGTGCACTTTGGCGCCCAGGTGCGGGCCCCACAGAACCTGCCCCTGCCGGGGATCAAGCACATTGTGGCCATCGCCTCGGGCAAGGGAGGGGTGGGCAAGAGCACCGTTGCTGCCAACCTGGCCATTGCCCTGGCCCAGGAGGGCGCCCGCGTGGGTTTGCTGGATGCCGATATCTACGGCCCCAGCCAGGCCCAGATGTTTGGCACCCAGGGCAGCAAGCTGAGGGTGGACGAGCAGAAGCGGATGGTGCCTCTGGAGCGCTATGGCATCAAGCTCATCAGCATTGCCAACATTGTCCCGCCGGGTCAGGCCATGGTCTGGCGCGGCCCCATTTTGCATGGCACCATCAAGCAATTCCTTCAGGAAGTAGCCTGGGGCGATCTCGATTATCTGATTATCGACCTGCCGCCCGGTACGGGGGACGTGCAGCTCTCCTTATCCCAGCTCACCCGGCTCTCCGGGGGGCTGATCGTTACCACCCCGCAGGACGTGGCGCGGATTGATGCCGAGCGGGCGGTGGACATGTTCAAGCGGGTGCAGGTGAATATCCTGGGCGTGATTGAAAACATGTCCTACTTTGAGCAAAACGGCCAGAGAACCTACATCTTTGGACAGGGCGGGGGCCGTAAGATGGCCGAGCAGTACAAGGCCGCCTTCCTGGGCGAGATTCCCATTGCGCTCTCGGTGCGCGAGGGGGGGGACAGCGGCGTGCCGGTGGTGGTTGGCGCCCCACAGTCACCCGAAGCCGAAGCCTTCCGCCAGGCGGCGCGGAATCTGGCGGGCCAGTTGTCGGTGCAGTCTTACCTGTTGCTGCCGATGGCATAGGGGTGTTATGGCCTTGGGAATGGGTGAAACCAAACTGCGTATCCTCGAGACCCTGCGCTCCAGGTCGAGTTGTGCGGGTTCGCTGGCCGAGTCGCTGGGCATCTCCAAGGTAGCGGTGCACCGGCACCTGGAAGACCTCGAGCGCGAGGGTCTGGTGCGGGCCCGCCTGGAGAAAAACGAGGGCCGGGGCCGCCCCAAGCAGGTTTACCAGGCCGTGGACGATCAAGCCCCCTACGCCCGCATGTGCGCCGATGTGCTCACCCACCTCAAGGAGCTTTTTGGCGAAGGGCTGGTGCTGGAGGTTCTCACCCGGCGCAACAACAAGCTGCTCGAGGAACTGGCCCCCCACCTGGAGGGGCTGAGCCTCGAGCAAAAAATCTACCGCCTGTCCGAATTTCTTACCGAACAAGGCTATCAGGCCCGTTTTTACTTTGAAAACGGGGCCTGGTATCTGGAGCAGGGTCGTTGCCCCAAGCTGGCCCTCTCGATGGAGCACGGTGAGTTCTGCCATACCGAACTCGAAATGTACAAGAAACTGCTGGGTGTTCCGGTGGTGCGCGAGAAGCGCATTGCTGCCGGAGACGATTGCTGCCGTTACCGCATTGATGCGCTGCCAGAATCAAGGTAGGAGCGAGGTGGGCTATGCCAGGCTTTTGTCGTTTTCCCCTTTCCCTCTTCCCCTGTGGGAGAGGGTGGCTACACCATCGGTTAGCTTGGCGCTCATTTTGCCGAACAGGACACTTCTAAGTACCTCCCGCCCATGTTTTTGGATAATGGCATGATCGAAAATCATTCGGGTATTG
The sequence above is drawn from the Meiothermus sp. CFH 77666 genome and encodes:
- a CDS encoding DUF177 domain-containing protein encodes the protein MKEIHIQSINLSRLMREGGSTLASGEILNTIDLESEHIALEGPARWKVGVTRVEGEGGQEFWLSGEIAGYAVLECRRCLTPTPTPVRAHFQYMLRYQPGLTHLEAIEEDEEEILLFGHPDLDLGPLLSEAFALELPYTTLCKEDCKGLCPVCGANRNEVDCGHHEEPQTKLWAELSRLIGDLKD
- a CDS encoding valine--tRNA ligase, with product MTQTKELPKTYDPQTVEPRWAQEWASNPLKPELNAGKGKGPFTIVIPPPNVTGNLHLGHALDNTIIDTIIRFKRMQGYEALYLPGTDHAGITTQVLVEKELAQEGLSRHDLGREQFLERVWAFKEKNGGTILYQLRRIGASCDWSRERFTMDEGLSRAVRRSFVAYYHQGLAYRGKRIVNWDPVAQTVVSDLEVNVEPTPGKLYTLAYPLEQGGEVQIATVRPETIFADVAIAVNPTDERYRHLVGQKARIPLTERYIPIIADEAVLTDFGTGALKITPAHDPTDFEIGQRHGLEMPSVIDLQGRLTGELVPEAFRGIERFQARKAVVQALEEAGHLREIRDYTIALGYSERTKAPVEPMLLEQWFVRMKPVAEKVLAGLDKGEMRFVPERWEKVNRDWLENIKDWAVARQLWWGHQIPAWYDEAGNVYVPDLENPDLDCDQDPRYAHLNLRRDPDVFDTWFSSALWPFSTLGWPDETADLSKYYPTDVLVTGYDIIFFWVARMQMSGYQFTGRAPFHTIVLHGLYLDARGQKMSKSKGNGIDPLELIDKYGADACRFAWDYLATGGQDIRHDERRYEQGRNFANKLYNATRFVLMQRSPENALTSPAPQATSHLPTLADRWMTSRLNRGIAEITEAYEAFDLGRAARLVYELVWSEFCDWYLEAAKPALREGNQATRQTLESTLATLLKLLHPIMPFITSELYETLTGDPRQLALQDWPTAGERDPEAEKAFETLQETITATRNLRAELGIAPQQEVAVQLEGPGAQLVMENLALFRFLGRAEASLGSPEKAIALVTPSTTVYLQPEGDLSSFLKRQKKRLAELEKQVEQGQKKLANPGFVERADPAVVQAERERLAENMAQLERIRQNLTRLG
- a CDS encoding lipopolysaccharide assembly protein LapA domain-containing protein — translated: MKVLNGLAFLIALVVAAATGALYALEPGLLLGTPWGQVHLAFLLLGAFGLGLAVMGLYVLTGWVNARAALSKRNRELRQVRSELEALKKQHPEETPVIPDRLP
- the hisA gene encoding 1-(5-phosphoribosyl)-5-[(5-phosphoribosylamino)methylideneamino]imidazole-4-carboxamide isomerase — encoded protein: MWVIPAVDIQSGRAVRLLEGDPNQETVYYENPVEAALHWQRQGARMLHLVDLDAATGRGENRAVLREIARSIAIPFEVGGGVRSVEAAREVLALGASRVVVGTVAVKAPEVLGRMLGEFGAERVVVSLDARGLEVVVSGWAEGTALQVQNLSLRMWDMGVRTLIYTDVRRDGTLAGLDLEVVRKVRAAWPGFLIAGGGIASDADLEGLQNLGVEGAITGKALYEGRIDLKKWV
- a CDS encoding GGDEF domain-containing protein; the protein is MQLLEQMRTQIEHSSGSLESLKLALEAAQRLLEERNQSLLNARSPLLEGYRAEEDDKLTGLPSQAAFEKALERVFASGETFTVVTFDLDGFREINERFGLATGDEILRRIGQLVRKALRASDVAGRIGGEEFALILRGITGDRAFGVCERLRVAVLKYPWHQLHPELKVTISLGFAGRDNEPTAREVLARADRFQAEAKSSGRNQTFPGLYY
- a CDS encoding NUDIX domain-containing protein, which produces MQQGLHGVFNGGNMREQKAAIHITKGEQLYVFRHADPEPGFQVPKGSIQSWETPLQAAVREVCEESVLRFEHLHFLGEIQMTHTSRYGEHWRVFWAEALEGTSEAFEHKVTGEGEDRRTTFFYLLTPLTAPILDWNMGVLQHRIPGKTTAKFVEL
- the recJ gene encoding single-stranded-DNA-specific exonuclease RecJ, translated to MIWKFREWPPISELRPLIQQLDISPLAAAVLWNRGFRRKEDLEPPLERLPLEGLEQAARRIIEALDKRQRIRVHGDYDADGLTGTAVLLNGLGKLGADIHAFIPHRLGEGYGVLMDRVPEHLEACDLFITVDCGITNHAELKELVENGVSVLVTDHHSPGATPPPGLIVHPALTPRLKGQAHPTGSGVAFLLLWQVYELLGHDPPLEYADLAAIGTVADVAPLQGFNRALVQEGLRRLRSSANLGLKVLAAEHCREFSASEIAFRIAPRINAASRLGQAEVALQLLTTQDMLQARPLAEHLTRLNLQRQRIEEQMLERIWPTIDATRPALVIHDAEGHPGVMGIVASRVLERYYKPVFIIADGKGSVRSTPGISAVGALRHASAHLKRFGGHAQAAGFAIAEEAIPAFTSAIQEYAAQFPAPVPEIVLDGWLNGEDLGELQRALQLLEPLGEGNPEPLFFLQGRPEQVRMLSEGKHLSFRLQGVKVIKWRDNGENLPDELDLAASLMLNEWNGERTVELRAAAYRPTPRPEGTRGAGWAIPVPLREAVHQAVAQGAPVYVHAEGADWFKSRGASVVNPEEAAYWFSLPSGPVYPEKVQIALSDKALGNLEKNPDPLVRALGKRVAAAYRLGQATQLGESLRLYWEALACCASEVC
- the rocF gene encoding arginase encodes the protein MKQIGIVGVPMDLGQGRRGVDMGPSAIRYGRLQEVLEGLGHRVHDYGDMKVPVVESLRHQPKEQGGMGYLEAIRAVCLDTSQALGQMPAEVFPIVLGGDHSIAMGSVTGASRGERIGVIWVDAHADFNTPETSPSGNIHGMPLAHLCGLGDPRLVNLGYPGAKVRPEDVVLIGIRSLDAGEVRLLRERGVTVFTMKEVDVRGIPAIAQAVVEKFRGFAKVHVSLDADVLDPEIAPGVGTPVAGGLTYREAHLLMELLADASIVTSLDLVEVNPILDIANRTARMMVELASSLLGKKIY